One part of the Novipirellula aureliae genome encodes these proteins:
- the larE gene encoding ATP-dependent sacrificial sulfur transferase LarE: MSSVSENANLLIDHLRPLGRVVIAFSGGVDSSVVAAAAALAGLDSAIAVTGHSASVPEWQIDWAKRIASQIGIDHQIVDTREGERASYVRNDSKRCFYCKQTLYQTLATLAVRYDGAVILSGTNADDLGDYRPGIEAGNLASVKTPLADLGLGKQDVRELARHFKLDNAELPASPCLASRISYGVAVTPDRLDRIERAEAWLRGQGFSDLRVRLHADELARVELLPSEQDRLRENRLAERMNQFFRSLGFQFVTVDVEGLRSGSLNQVLVGFDLTRPSTSTSTGTAR, from the coding sequence ATGTCTTCCGTTTCTGAAAATGCAAATTTGCTGATCGATCACCTCCGTCCACTCGGTCGGGTCGTGATCGCATTTTCGGGCGGCGTCGATAGTAGCGTCGTTGCTGCCGCTGCTGCCCTCGCTGGTCTCGATTCGGCGATCGCGGTAACGGGGCATTCGGCCAGTGTCCCTGAGTGGCAAATTGATTGGGCGAAGCGGATTGCTAGCCAAATTGGAATCGACCACCAAATCGTTGACACTCGCGAGGGCGAACGTGCTTCCTATGTGCGCAACGATTCGAAGCGGTGCTTTTACTGCAAACAAACGCTCTATCAAACGTTGGCAACGTTGGCCGTCCGGTACGATGGAGCGGTGATCCTCAGTGGCACCAATGCGGACGATCTTGGCGATTACCGTCCTGGCATCGAAGCAGGAAACCTTGCTTCGGTCAAAACACCGCTCGCCGATTTAGGGTTGGGGAAACAGGACGTTCGGGAACTGGCACGCCATTTCAAGCTTGACAATGCCGAATTGCCCGCATCCCCTTGCTTGGCCAGTCGAATTTCTTACGGAGTGGCGGTCACCCCAGACCGTCTTGACCGCATCGAACGAGCGGAAGCTTGGCTGCGAGGTCAAGGTTTTAGTGACCTTCGCGTTCGCCTCCACGCTGACGAATTGGCTCGTGTGGAATTGCTACCTAGCGAGCAAGATCGCCTCCGTGAAAACCGATTGGCGGAGCGGATGAACCAATTCTTCCGCTCACTTGGGTTTCAGTTTGTTACCGTTGATGTCGAAGGTTTGCGATCAGGAAGCTTGAACCAAGTATTGGTCGGTTTCGATCTCACTCGTCCATCCACCTCCACTTCTACGGGAACCGCGCGTTGA